The Humulus lupulus chromosome 7, drHumLupu1.1, whole genome shotgun sequence region ttagtaattaaattgttaaaattgtaaaaaaaaattaataaaaaaataaatattactcAAATATAAAAAGGTTATATTATTAAAACTGGTTAATCATACAGCTATATAACTCAAAAATGCATTTTTGAAAATACATTCATTAAATATAtagtattgtattaaatattattatcataataatattttataatatttgaattcatattaatataattagtaaaaaaattagaattatatattattatcataataatgttttataacatttaaatttatattaatatatttattaaatatttagtattgtattgtatattattataataatgatattttaacacttgaatttgaatttatattaatataattcttaaatatttatgtttaattagttttaaaaatatatttcgttaaatatttaaaatattctattaaagttaacgaaacaaactattaaaacaaaaaatttcccatatatattgttgtaattgttcaattttattagtttttcagatcttaatataaaaatattataacataaataaaacaattcattcaAGAAAAGCATTAGTAGTTTCATTTGTATCATTCTCAGGGACATTTCATTTTAATCCCAAGGAAAAAATATTTACATGGTGATGGTATTGGCATTCTTTGCCATACAAAATTGTATCAATAATTTTTGTCAGTAGTTAGCATCTATCTATACTAATCACCATTCATTAGACATTAATTTAAGCTAGAGACAAGATTGATGAAAGCTTCTTCACTGCAGGGAATTGTTAGAGCACCCATTGGATGATCAAATCCGAATTCTTCTTCAGCTCGACATAGCAACTCTTGGAATGAATGGTGGTTCAAGTACGACACAGGGATCACAAATCTTGTCATTTTGTTCTCCCCAACATAAACTGCCAAATAGCCTTTTGgaacatcttttgcactagaaAAAGGCTTCTGAATAAGTTGCTTAGCATGAACTACACCAGGAAAACGGAAGCCCATGATTGTTGAAGTTGTTAGAGTTATTATttgagggtattttagtcttttcttaatcattgttattttatatcttttgccttatataaaaggcttggcttataagttTTGTAACCTAGaatacattctctctatttttgcaATACACTCTAGCCTCCCTtttctctcttcatctttttgcTATCTCTCATTTGGGGTTTATGGATTGTATCTTTGCataattatcatggtatcagagcaggtTTTAtggaattgaatttttttttggctTGGGTCTCCTTCGTATTGCAGCAAATTGGGTCGAAGCATCTTTGCAGTAACTCGGTATGTGATTTTCGTGTTCATTCTGAAATTTTAGGGTTTCGTCATATTGCAGAATTTGGGAACTTTTGTCTGAGATAGCATTTGGAAATTTGTTTCTGAAATGGCAAGTAATAGAGATGATTCCCTTCAATCCATTAGTGTGAGGTTAGATGGAAAGAATTATTCTTATTGGAACTATGTgatgaaaaaaaatttgaaagggaAAAAGATGTGGGGTTATGTTTCTGGAACTTTGGTTAAACCAACAAATGACAAAGCGGATTATGCAACTTTGCTAGAAAATTgggaagtggataattcaaaaattattacTTGGATAAACAACTCTGTAGAACACTCCATAGGTACCCAACTAGCCAAGTATGAAACAGCGAAGGAAGTTTGGGACCATCTTGCAAGGCTGTATACTCAGTCTAACTTTGCAAAGCAATATCAATTAGAATCAGATATTAGAGCTCTTGAACAGAAAGATATGAGTATTCAAGAGTTCTATTCAGTTATGACAGATCTATGGGATCAATTGGCCCTTACTGAATCTGCAGAATTATGAGCTTTTGCACCATATATTGCTCGTAGGGAGGAACAACGATTGGTTCAGTTTTTAATGGCACTTCGTGATGACTTTGAGGGACTCCGTGGCTCTATTTTGCATCGTTCTCCACTTCCTTCGGTTGATTCAGTAGTTAGTGAACTATTGGCAGATGAAATTCGTCTTAAGTCTCAAGCAGGAAAAGGCATCCTCCCAGCACCCAGTCCCTCTGTTTTGGTAGTTCCTCCTCGACACTTTACTCACCATGAGAATAAACCTCACACAAAGGTTGGAGTTGATGAATGCAGCTTTTGCAAACAAAAAGGTCACTGGAAGGCTCAGTGTCCTAAATTAGTAAATCGTGCACCCCAGCAACAAAGACATCAACTCAGACCTCCTCAATTCGGTAATCAACCGCCTCATTATGGTAGCCAACCACAGTTTGGCAACCACTCACAACCTCGACCATACCGTCCTCCGCAATTTAATGCCGCTGCTACTGTACCTCCATCTGACTCGTATGATTTTGGGGCCTCATCTTCCAATCCTGCTCTTGCTGCCCTCTCAGAACAGTTTCAGAAGTTTCTTACCATGCAGCCACATGCCATGTCTGCCTCTTCTTCGGTAGGTCAGCCCCCTACTAGCTCTTCAGGTATGACATCCTCTACATGGATTTTAGATTCTGGAGCCTCGCACCATATGTCTCCACATTCGAAATCTTTTGTTTCCTTGTGTCCTGCATCATCTGTGCCTGTCATGACTGCTGATGGTACTCCTATGCCATTAGCAGGTGTTGGTTCTGTTGTCAGTCATCATTTATCGCTTCCTAATGTTTACCATATTCCTAAGCTTTCACTAAACCTTGTATCTGTTGGTCAATTGTGTGATTCTGGTTACTCAGTGTCTTTTTCTTCTACTGCTTGTCATGTGCAGGATCCGCAGTCTCAGAAGCTGATTGGGACCGGCCGTAGGCGGGGGGGTTTATATGTTTTGGATGAGATGAAATTACCAGTATTTGCAGCTCCTAGTGTTGATCTGTCTTCCTTTCGATTGTCTCCATCAtcgtctagtttttatttatggcaCTCTCGCCTTGGTCATGTTTCAGCTTCCCGTTTAAGATTCTTAGCTTCTACAGGAACCTTAGGAGATTTGAAAGTTCATGATATTTCTGATTGTAGTGGTTGTAAACTTGCAAAATTTTCTGCTTTACCTTTCAGTAAAAGTACTTCATGTTCTGTTGCACCTTTTGACTTAGTTCATTCTGATGTGTGGGGACCCTCTCCTATTGCTACAAAAGGAGGGTCTAGATATTATGTCTCTTTTGTTGATGATCACACtcgattttgttgggtttttctAATGAAATGTCGTTCTGATTTCTATGATATTTATGATCGTTTTCGAGCTTATGTAAAAACTCAACATGCTTCTGTTATTAAATGTTTTAGATGTGATCAAGGTGGTGAATATACTTCAAATAAATTCTGTAATTTGCTTGCTTTAGATGGAACTGTGTATCAAACTTCTTGTACAGatacccctgaacaaaatggtgttgctgaaagaaaGCATAGACACATTATTGAAACTGCTCGTTCTCTTTTATTGTCCTCATCTATGCCTAGTCAGTTTTGGGGAGAAGCAGTTCTCACTGCAGTCAATCTTATTAATAAGATTCCATCTTCAATCACTTCAGGTTTGTCcccttttgaaaaactatatggacATATTCCTGATTATTCTTCTTTGAGAGTCTTTGGTTCTACTTGCTTTGTTCTTCGTCCTAGTGTAGAGCGTACAAAACTGTCATCACGCTCTGCACTTTGTGTGTTCCTTGGTTATGGTGATGGCCAAAAAGGATATCGTTGTTTTGATCCAACTTCTCAAAAATTATATGTATCTCGCCATGTTGTTTTTCTTGAGCATATACCCTTCTTTTCTATTCCTGGCACTACTCACAACTTGACCAAATCAGATCTTATTCATATTGATCCTTTTTGCGAGCATACAAGTACCTCTTCTCCTCAAGTTCCTCAAATTGTAGAGTCTGAATCTTCTCCTGCTCCTATAGTCCCTTTTCCACGCCATTACTCTCGCAGGTCTCGAG contains the following coding sequences:
- the LOC133789073 gene encoding uncharacterized protein LOC133789073, with product MALRDDFEGLRGSILHRSPLPSVDSVVSELLADEIRLKSQAGKGILPAPSPSVLVVPPRHFTHHENKPHTKVGVDECSFCKQKGHWKAQCPKLVNRAPQQQRHQLRPPQFGNQPPHYGSQPQFGNHSQPRPYRPPQFNAAATVPPSDSYDFGASSSNPALAALSEQFQKFLTMQPHAMSASSSVGQPPTSSSGSAVSEADWDRP